One genomic window of Xanthobacter dioxanivorans includes the following:
- a CDS encoding MFS transporter, whose amino-acid sequence MHDISSASHDSGSRAPEVVWYKAISRKQWSALLASNLGWVFDGFESFALVLTAASALRQLLPAADHASIPFYVGAIIGINLLGWGVGGIMGGVMADYLGRKRTMILAILGYSLLTGLSAFSFDWWSFALMRFFVGIAVGSEWATGSSMIAELWPDRARGKAAGLMQCGLGIGFFLASLVWLFMQTLGPDAWRYIYLVGVLPALLTLWIRRSIPESEKWEQSAKRRKEAAALKRTGATLTEDQVGLTTFTLVDLFSDKSLRGRTIIVFIMSLSTTFGFWGISTWVPPFIAASATAQGLNGGAWASYAGMAYTTGSVLGYIALGFAADAWGRKPVTLIYFTCALALTPVLFFTTRDPATLLLLASLNAFFSNGLFTWMPIWLPELYPTRVRATALAFAFNGPRFFAFVGPLVGGSLVVSSGGFGQAAMAVALIYVLGILATPLLPETRGKPLPE is encoded by the coding sequence ATGCACGACATCAGCTCAGCCTCTCACGATTCAGGGTCACGCGCACCCGAGGTTGTATGGTACAAGGCGATCAGTCGTAAGCAATGGAGTGCATTGCTGGCATCCAACCTTGGATGGGTATTTGATGGGTTCGAAAGCTTTGCTCTCGTCCTCACGGCTGCGTCGGCGCTTCGCCAGCTCTTGCCTGCGGCCGACCACGCCTCCATTCCGTTCTACGTGGGTGCAATTATCGGCATCAACCTGCTCGGCTGGGGCGTCGGTGGGATCATGGGAGGAGTGATGGCCGATTACCTCGGTCGCAAGCGAACGATGATCCTCGCTATCCTCGGTTATTCTCTGCTTACGGGGCTTAGTGCCTTTTCATTCGATTGGTGGTCGTTCGCATTGATGCGATTCTTCGTCGGCATCGCGGTCGGATCCGAATGGGCGACAGGGAGCTCGATGATCGCCGAGCTTTGGCCCGACCGCGCGCGAGGAAAGGCAGCGGGGTTAATGCAGTGCGGCCTCGGGATCGGTTTCTTCCTCGCTTCCCTGGTCTGGCTCTTCATGCAGACGTTGGGCCCGGATGCTTGGCGATACATTTATCTTGTCGGAGTCTTGCCGGCGCTGCTGACCCTGTGGATCCGCCGCTCCATCCCGGAATCCGAGAAGTGGGAACAGTCGGCCAAGCGTCGAAAGGAGGCCGCGGCCTTGAAGCGCACCGGCGCCACGTTAACGGAAGACCAGGTCGGCCTCACGACCTTCACATTGGTTGATCTGTTTTCGGACAAGTCATTGCGCGGCCGAACGATTATCGTTTTTATCATGTCACTCAGCACCACGTTCGGATTCTGGGGCATTTCAACTTGGGTCCCCCCTTTTATCGCGGCGTCCGCCACTGCGCAGGGGCTGAATGGCGGCGCGTGGGCAAGTTACGCGGGCATGGCCTACACGACCGGATCCGTTCTCGGCTACATCGCCCTCGGGTTCGCGGCGGATGCTTGGGGGCGGAAGCCGGTGACCCTCATTTACTTTACATGTGCCCTCGCCCTCACGCCCGTGCTGTTTTTCACCACGCGAGATCCGGCCACCTTGCTGTTGCTGGCTTCGCTGAATGCCTTCTTCTCGAACGGCCTCTTTACATGGATGCCGATTTGGCTGCCAGAACTCTACCCAACCCGCGTACGTGCGACGGCGCTTGCGTTTGCGTTCAACGGACCAAGATTTTTCGCCTTCGTCGGGCCACTTGTCGGCGGCTCGCTCGTCGTATCGTCGGGCGGGTTCGGCCAAGCCGCGATGGCCGTGGCGTTGATTTACGTCCTGGGGATCCTCGCAACCCCGCTGTTGCCCGAGACACGCGGCAAGCCGCTACCAGAGTGA
- a CDS encoding LysR substrate-binding domain-containing protein, with product MDTEWLRDLICLAEAGNFHRAAELRNVTQPAFSRRIRAFEEWAGAELVDRSGYRISLTEAGQHILPIARDVLRLLQQGREDARAIGRGQFDTLRFASTHALSFTFFPDWLRSLEPAASSIPIILQSDTMAACEHAMLDGSVQFLLAHYHAAARNRLSGPQFLSKRVGADVLLPVSAPNTDGTPRHELDAVSGGNVPYLSYSAASGLGRILEAVLTEDARPEGLAPVFKAHLAEVLRTVARAGRGIAWIPQTLVHEDLKSGQLVLAHPTQWSIALEIRLFRPRSRQSEGAEEFWSRLIATDVAT from the coding sequence ATGGATACAGAGTGGCTTAGAGACCTGATCTGCCTGGCGGAAGCCGGAAACTTCCACAGGGCCGCGGAATTGAGGAATGTCACGCAGCCTGCGTTTAGCCGGCGGATCAGGGCTTTCGAGGAATGGGCTGGAGCAGAGCTTGTCGACCGCTCTGGCTACAGGATCTCACTCACCGAGGCGGGCCAGCATATCCTTCCCATAGCCAGGGATGTCCTTCGATTGCTGCAACAAGGTCGCGAAGACGCGCGCGCCATCGGCCGCGGACAGTTTGACACCCTTCGCTTCGCCTCGACGCACGCCCTTTCCTTCACTTTCTTCCCAGATTGGTTGCGCTCGCTCGAACCGGCAGCTTCATCGATTCCCATTATTCTCCAATCGGACACGATGGCTGCCTGCGAACACGCGATGCTCGACGGAAGCGTACAATTCCTTCTTGCGCATTATCATGCGGCGGCTCGAAATCGCCTGTCCGGCCCACAGTTTTTATCCAAGCGAGTAGGAGCGGATGTTCTTCTGCCTGTGTCGGCGCCCAATACTGATGGTACTCCACGGCATGAACTCGATGCGGTTTCGGGCGGGAACGTGCCATATCTCAGTTACAGTGCGGCCTCGGGCCTTGGCCGAATCCTGGAGGCAGTGCTGACGGAGGACGCAAGACCGGAGGGCTTGGCGCCCGTATTCAAGGCTCATCTTGCTGAAGTCCTGCGAACGGTCGCGCGCGCCGGGAGAGGAATTGCTTGGATTCCCCAGACATTGGTGCACGAGGATTTGAAATCGGGCCAGCTCGTCCTGGCTCATCCCACACAATGGAGCATCGCGCTCGAAATAAGGCTTTTCAGGCCGCGCTCTCGTCAGAGCGAAGGCGCTGAGGAGTTCTGGTCGCGCTTGATCGCCACGGATGTGGCCACGTGA
- the leuC gene encoding 3-isopropylmalate dehydratase large subunit, which produces MGSARTLFQKIWDAHVVDRIDDETDLLYIDRHLLTEVTSPQAFDGLRQSDRRVRRPDATIAVADHNVPTMNRGAPIEDEASRLQVETLERNVADFGVRYIPLLSPEQGIVHIIGPEQGLTLPGMTIVCGDSHTSTHGAFGALAFGIGTSEVEHVLATQTLPQARAKSMRIVLDGRPPAGVTAKDMILAVIGRVGAGGANGYVIEYTGEAIRSLDMAGRMTICNMSIEAGARAGLIAPDETTFAYIKETRFGPKSKDLDKACSQWRGLFSDEAAIFDQEVRIDASQLAPMVTWGTSPEDVTSIDGAVPDPALIVDPTARSQMEGKLSYMGLKAGQRLRDIKVDVVFIGSCTNGRIQDLRAGAEVVRGRKVARGVRGLVVPGSGLVKRQAEAEGLDQIFLDAGFEWRDAGCSMCLGMNPDQLKSGERCASTSNRNFEGRQGPGGRTHLMSPELAAATAIAGHIADPRAVTEAAQ; this is translated from the coding sequence ATGGGCAGCGCACGAACTCTGTTCCAAAAAATTTGGGACGCCCATGTCGTCGACAGAATCGACGACGAGACGGATCTTCTCTACATCGACCGCCATCTGCTCACCGAAGTTACAAGCCCACAGGCATTTGATGGTCTTCGGCAATCGGATCGGCGGGTAAGGCGACCCGATGCGACCATCGCTGTGGCAGATCACAATGTGCCCACCATGAATCGCGGTGCGCCCATCGAGGATGAGGCGAGTCGCCTCCAAGTGGAAACGCTTGAACGCAATGTCGCGGATTTCGGTGTCCGCTACATTCCGCTGCTGAGTCCAGAGCAGGGTATCGTGCACATCATAGGGCCGGAACAAGGGCTCACCCTGCCCGGCATGACCATCGTATGCGGCGACAGTCACACATCCACTCACGGCGCGTTTGGCGCTCTTGCGTTCGGAATTGGCACTTCTGAAGTCGAGCACGTGCTCGCGACGCAGACCCTGCCTCAAGCCCGCGCGAAGAGCATGCGCATCGTGCTGGATGGCCGCCCCCCAGCCGGGGTCACGGCGAAGGACATGATCTTGGCGGTCATAGGTCGCGTTGGCGCAGGAGGAGCCAACGGTTACGTGATCGAGTACACAGGCGAGGCTATTCGATCGCTCGACATGGCGGGCCGAATGACCATCTGCAACATGTCGATCGAAGCGGGTGCGCGCGCGGGACTCATCGCGCCTGACGAGACGACATTTGCCTACATCAAAGAAACGAGGTTCGGGCCGAAATCAAAGGACCTGGATAAGGCCTGTTCGCAGTGGCGGGGTCTGTTTTCCGATGAGGCTGCGATATTCGACCAGGAGGTTCGCATCGATGCGTCCCAGCTGGCTCCGATGGTCACTTGGGGTACGAGTCCCGAGGATGTTACGTCCATCGATGGTGCGGTACCCGATCCGGCTTTGATCGTCGATCCGACAGCGCGAAGCCAGATGGAGGGCAAGCTCTCCTATATGGGCCTTAAGGCCGGGCAGCGCCTTAGGGACATCAAGGTCGATGTCGTGTTCATCGGCAGTTGCACGAACGGCCGCATTCAGGATCTCCGTGCCGGAGCCGAAGTTGTCCGGGGTCGAAAGGTCGCCAGGGGAGTGCGTGGCCTGGTCGTGCCGGGCTCCGGGCTCGTCAAGAGGCAAGCAGAGGCCGAAGGGCTTGACCAGATCTTCCTGGATGCCGGCTTCGAATGGCGCGATGCCGGGTGCTCCATGTGCCTTGGGATGAACCCGGACCAGCTCAAGTCCGGCGAACGTTGCGCGTCCACAAGCAATCGAAATTTCGAAGGGCGGCAAGGCCCGGGCGGACGGACGCATTTGATGTCACCTGAACTCGCGGCTGCGACCGCGATAGCGGGACACATCGCCGATCCACGAGCGGTGACGGAGGCTGCGCAATGA
- a CDS encoding mandelate racemase/muconate lactonizing enzyme family protein encodes MKIIDIREKTVSIASPIANAYIDFSKMTCSIVAVITDVFRNDRRVVGYGFHSNGRYGQGALMRERFLPRLAEATAASLIDERNGNLDPFAIWRTLMSNEKPGGHGERSVAVGTLDMAVWDAVAKIADKPLYQLLAERYGSGSPDRSVWVYAAGGYYYPGKDHGKLKDEMRSYRDRGYEVVKMKIGAAALDEDLRRIEAVLEVVGDGKYLAVDANGRFDTATALAYAKALEPYNLFWYEEAGDPLDYSLQAEVSAAYNGAMATGENLFSHQDAANLVRYGGMNSSKDFLQFDCALSYGLVEYMRTLEVLKDHGWSSRRVVPHGGHQMSLNIAAGLHLGGNESYPDVFAPFGGFADGIVVENGQVGLPANPGIGFELKSELYALLRTLHEDVVMTETSKQHVSA; translated from the coding sequence TTGAAAATTATCGACATCCGCGAGAAGACAGTTTCCATCGCATCACCTATTGCAAATGCCTATATAGATTTCTCCAAGATGACTTGTTCAATCGTCGCAGTCATTACGGATGTTTTTCGCAATGACCGAAGGGTCGTCGGGTATGGATTTCATTCCAATGGACGATACGGTCAAGGTGCGCTCATGCGCGAAAGGTTTCTGCCGAGGTTGGCGGAAGCAACGGCGGCATCGCTGATCGATGAGCGTAACGGCAATCTGGATCCGTTCGCGATCTGGAGAACGCTGATGTCGAACGAGAAGCCCGGCGGCCATGGGGAACGTTCCGTCGCCGTTGGTACTCTCGATATGGCTGTTTGGGATGCGGTCGCTAAGATCGCCGACAAGCCGCTCTACCAATTGTTGGCCGAACGCTATGGAAGCGGATCGCCCGATCGATCTGTGTGGGTCTATGCTGCGGGTGGTTATTATTACCCGGGCAAGGATCATGGCAAGCTGAAGGATGAAATGCGCAGCTATCGCGATCGTGGTTACGAGGTCGTGAAAATGAAGATTGGTGCGGCCGCATTGGATGAGGATCTGCGTCGGATCGAGGCCGTTCTCGAAGTCGTTGGGGATGGCAAATACCTCGCGGTTGACGCGAATGGGAGGTTCGATACCGCAACGGCGCTCGCATACGCGAAAGCATTGGAGCCCTACAATCTGTTCTGGTACGAGGAGGCCGGTGATCCGCTCGACTATTCTCTCCAGGCGGAGGTGTCTGCTGCCTACAATGGCGCAATGGCGACCGGCGAGAATCTCTTCTCGCATCAGGATGCTGCGAACCTCGTCCGATATGGCGGGATGAATTCCAGCAAGGACTTTCTGCAGTTCGACTGCGCTTTGTCCTATGGACTGGTCGAGTATATGCGGACGCTTGAGGTGCTGAAGGACCACGGCTGGTCTTCGCGTCGCGTGGTGCCGCACGGAGGCCACCAAATGTCGTTGAACATCGCCGCAGGTCTGCATTTGGGCGGCAACGAGTCCTATCCGGACGTCTTCGCTCCTTTCGGAGGCTTCGCCGATGGCATTGTCGTTGAAAATGGTCAGGTAGGACTGCCCGCGAATCCCGGCATCGGGTTTGAGCTAAAGAGTGAGTTGTATGCTTTGCTGCGAACACTGCACGAGGACGTCGTCATGACAGAAACCTCGAAACAGCACGTTTCGGCCTGA
- a CDS encoding ketopantoate reductase family protein, whose protein sequence is MGSIYAGLFASAGNEVIGVFRNSDQASHVNKCGLRVEGASGDRIATIRATTEAPQEEMDLIVLAVKATAVAEAATAARPMVGPKTVVLALQNGVGSADLVAEALGDDRLAVGIAGGFGASMRGPGHAHHNGMEVIRIGSYSTLPWSTVERIAEAWRAAGFRCEATADILAMQWEKLICNVAYSAPCALTGMSVGQVLDDPDAGPISRAAAVEAWTIARALGVNIAVEDPIAHVRNFASRMPKSRPSLLQDVEAGRRSEIDFINGAIPREARKLGQVTPVNDLLVGLIRARERTYQSAAG, encoded by the coding sequence ATGGGCTCGATCTATGCGGGCTTGTTTGCATCGGCAGGAAATGAAGTTATCGGAGTTTTTCGCAACTCCGATCAAGCGTCGCACGTGAATAAATGCGGGTTGCGTGTCGAGGGTGCAAGCGGTGATCGAATTGCGACGATACGCGCCACGACTGAGGCTCCTCAGGAGGAGATGGATTTAATTGTTCTCGCGGTCAAAGCCACGGCGGTGGCGGAAGCGGCGACGGCGGCGCGACCGATGGTAGGCCCGAAGACCGTTGTGCTGGCACTCCAAAACGGCGTTGGTAGCGCTGACCTCGTGGCCGAAGCGCTCGGGGATGATCGGCTCGCCGTCGGCATCGCCGGAGGCTTCGGAGCATCGATGCGCGGCCCAGGGCATGCGCATCACAACGGGATGGAGGTCATCCGCATTGGATCATACTCCACGTTGCCTTGGAGCACCGTCGAGCGGATTGCCGAGGCCTGGAGGGCAGCCGGCTTCAGATGCGAGGCCACGGCGGATATTCTAGCCATGCAATGGGAGAAGTTGATCTGCAACGTCGCATACAGCGCCCCATGCGCTCTCACTGGCATGAGCGTGGGGCAAGTATTGGACGATCCCGACGCCGGACCGATCAGTCGAGCTGCTGCGGTGGAAGCCTGGACAATCGCACGTGCCTTGGGCGTGAATATTGCTGTAGAGGACCCGATTGCGCATGTAAGAAATTTCGCAAGCCGGATGCCGAAGTCACGCCCGTCGCTGCTCCAGGATGTTGAAGCTGGTCGTCGAAGCGAGATCGACTTCATTAACGGCGCGATACCTCGGGAAGCACGGAAGCTGGGGCAGGTCACGCCCGTAAACGATCTCTTGGTTGGCCTGATCAGGGCAAGGGAACGAACCTACCAGAGCGCGGCCGGATAG
- a CDS encoding C45 family peptidase — translation MSEKLPPAAVLISADLQQLRSQAHYAVLKANKALVLRGWDDPVYVAGRQALDQVMVLLNQAKWGLGRIDGTYADFQSSDTRAVPAEAVADGFETVRTHAEKIAAACLEGRPPEGLRGPALESHGAEILFAGEVPLVPTICPVVVLAGSNRDMGRQYARQVIEIYGEWIFRHQAQRSFGADEASEIAKWEEQLARHAPDILDFVRGWAEGASDSGVPMSYQQVLAIWTGTLPPSNKVRPMALALTDAHNNVSTAAYLGVSAAVLDHDDMCSGACAWGEGTPHGKLVAGATTDHDCTFQATIIAYPESGNSFIYTPFSVNGSIPVLGRFFMAGHPGMNSRGLAYVHHGGANTGEPREEWGYGLRRGSATFHLLQFAATAAEARDIQIGWPVGDTAISLGTVGGLFADAGYGCSIEARPGSPHAPAPIIREATYDALGRGYSFLYATNNAIDPRSRWLNAAPAEGCLYNLAGGWHTFDPKAIFSGDAGEAFRRLSSKNSEGRNRQFYASFMAGYGRIDATYMMAVYRHSGAIPHGDYDEVCAEWHKGAQWNCSAAHRANAFTVVMEPDAVGTGKYHACVGPANRAVACRDPGHGYYYFDETNAFWTLTLAATPEEVAQDAGKTARSEIGRADRMFEGLSRDFAGRTLLGGYLDLAKAALKEAEALSAGMDLTDRDARLARLAKMTRCFTRAQVRARQVIEAIQPPPTDPKTLVPAFGTVAAARELEGV, via the coding sequence ATGTCCGAAAAGCTCCCGCCGGCCGCTGTGTTGATTTCCGCCGATTTGCAGCAATTGCGCAGCCAGGCGCATTATGCGGTTCTCAAAGCCAACAAGGCGCTGGTTCTGCGAGGCTGGGACGATCCGGTCTACGTCGCCGGGCGGCAGGCCCTGGATCAGGTCATGGTGCTATTGAACCAGGCCAAATGGGGCCTTGGCCGGATCGACGGGACTTACGCGGACTTCCAGTCCAGCGACACCCGGGCCGTGCCGGCGGAGGCGGTCGCGGACGGGTTCGAAACGGTCCGGACGCATGCGGAGAAGATCGCAGCGGCCTGCCTCGAGGGGCGCCCGCCGGAAGGATTGCGCGGTCCGGCCCTCGAGTCTCACGGGGCCGAAATCCTTTTTGCCGGGGAGGTGCCGCTGGTTCCGACCATCTGCCCGGTGGTGGTGCTCGCCGGCTCCAATCGCGACATGGGCCGCCAATATGCCCGCCAGGTCATCGAGATTTACGGGGAATGGATTTTCCGTCATCAGGCCCAGCGCAGTTTTGGCGCGGACGAGGCGTCCGAGATCGCGAAATGGGAGGAGCAGCTCGCAAGGCACGCCCCCGACATTCTCGACTTCGTCCGCGGCTGGGCGGAAGGGGCCTCCGACAGCGGCGTTCCCATGAGCTACCAGCAGGTGCTCGCCATCTGGACCGGTACGCTGCCGCCTTCGAACAAGGTGCGCCCCATGGCGCTGGCGCTCACCGACGCGCACAACAACGTGTCCACCGCCGCCTATCTCGGCGTAAGCGCCGCGGTGCTGGACCATGACGACATGTGCAGCGGCGCCTGCGCCTGGGGCGAGGGGACGCCGCACGGCAAGCTCGTCGCGGGCGCAACGACGGATCACGATTGCACATTCCAGGCGACCATCATCGCCTATCCCGAAAGCGGGAACAGCTTCATCTACACGCCGTTTTCGGTGAATGGCTCCATTCCGGTGCTGGGGCGCTTCTTCATGGCTGGCCATCCAGGCATGAACAGCCGGGGCCTGGCTTACGTGCACCATGGTGGGGCCAATACGGGCGAGCCGCGCGAGGAATGGGGTTACGGCCTGCGCCGCGGCTCGGCCACGTTTCATCTGTTGCAGTTCGCCGCGACCGCCGCCGAGGCGCGGGACATCCAGATCGGCTGGCCCGTCGGCGATACCGCGATTTCGCTCGGCACCGTTGGCGGGCTGTTCGCGGATGCGGGCTATGGCTGTTCCATCGAGGCGCGGCCCGGCAGTCCCCACGCGCCCGCCCCCATCATCCGGGAAGCAACGTACGACGCGCTGGGGCGCGGCTACAGCTTCCTCTACGCCACCAACAACGCCATAGACCCGCGTTCGCGCTGGCTCAATGCCGCGCCGGCGGAAGGGTGCCTCTACAATCTGGCTGGCGGGTGGCACACCTTCGATCCCAAGGCAATCTTCTCGGGGGATGCGGGCGAGGCCTTCCGCCGGCTCAGCTCCAAGAACAGCGAGGGGCGCAATCGCCAATTCTATGCCTCGTTCATGGCGGGCTACGGCCGGATCGATGCGACCTACATGATGGCGGTGTACCGTCATTCGGGCGCCATTCCCCACGGGGATTACGACGAGGTCTGTGCCGAATGGCATAAGGGCGCTCAGTGGAATTGCTCGGCCGCGCACCGGGCCAATGCCTTCACGGTGGTGATGGAGCCGGATGCGGTGGGCACGGGGAAATACCATGCCTGCGTGGGGCCGGCGAACCGGGCGGTCGCATGCCGCGATCCGGGGCATGGATATTATTACTTTGACGAGACGAACGCGTTCTGGACGCTGACGCTGGCCGCGACCCCCGAGGAGGTGGCGCAGGACGCGGGAAAGACCGCCCGATCCGAGATCGGGCGGGCGGACCGCATGTTCGAAGGCCTGTCCCGCGACTTCGCCGGCCGGACGCTGCTGGGGGGCTATCTCGATCTGGCGAAAGCCGCTCTGAAGGAGGCCGAGGCGCTTTCGGCCGGAATGGATCTCACCGACCGTGACGCGCGGCTGGCTCGCCTGGCGAAGATGACGCGCTGTTTCACCCGCGCGCAGGTGCGCGCCCGGCAGGTCATCGAGGCGATCCAGCCGCCGCCCACCGATCCGAAGACACTGGTTCCGGCTTTCGGCACCGTGGCTGCGGCGCGCGAATTGGAGGGCGTGTGA
- the leuD gene encoding 3-isopropylmalate dehydratase small subunit, whose protein sequence is MKPFIKLTGVAAPLPFANVDTDKIIPARFMKTIKRSGLGKNLFDALRYANGEEVPEFVLNKPQFKNAGILITFENFGCGSSREHAPWALLDFGIRCIIAPSFADIFHNNCLKNGILPICLPHDTCEDLMANAELGENARMTIDLELLRIVKADGNVIPFHIDPAKRRRLLQGWDDVDETLKRSALIDVFERRRTACAEWELPDLPQSLGT, encoded by the coding sequence ATGAAGCCCTTTATCAAGCTGACGGGGGTCGCCGCGCCGCTGCCTTTCGCCAACGTCGATACCGACAAGATCATCCCCGCCCGCTTTATGAAGACGATAAAGCGGAGCGGCTTGGGAAAGAACCTCTTCGATGCCCTGCGCTACGCCAACGGCGAGGAGGTTCCCGAGTTCGTGCTCAACAAGCCTCAGTTCAAAAATGCTGGCATACTGATCACTTTCGAAAATTTTGGCTGCGGGTCTTCGCGCGAGCACGCACCCTGGGCTCTTCTTGACTTCGGAATTCGCTGCATTATCGCACCGAGCTTCGCAGATATATTCCATAATAACTGTTTGAAGAACGGCATCCTCCCCATTTGCCTGCCGCACGACACCTGCGAGGATTTGATGGCGAACGCAGAGTTGGGCGAAAACGCGCGGATGACCATCGATCTGGAACTGCTGAGGATCGTCAAGGCGGATGGCAATGTAATCCCGTTTCACATCGATCCCGCAAAGCGCCGGCGCTTGTTGCAGGGCTGGGATGATGTGGATGAGACCTTGAAACGCTCAGCTTTGATTGACGTGTTTGAGCGTCGTCGAACCGCCTGCGCCGAATGGGAGCTGCCCGATCTTCCGCAGTCATTGGGAACCTAG
- a CDS encoding MFS transporter, protein MRATRFHMVVIFLLFAVTVVNYIDRAAISYAIPLMEQELGLSKADAGIILGAFGLGYAVTTLLGGFAVDRYGARLVLTVAALLWSFSIGLTGAATGFLTLYLARTLLGVSEGPNFPALAGAVSRWLPPQEQATALAYALVSVPLALAIGGPIVTQLLSVLDWRWTFGVLFAISIAWVPLWFLLFRDDPAQSRHVNPAELDHIRAGRPESGPHAAREWPAAAEIRALLTNRTLLVNYWAFFVFGYFLFFFMTWLPSYLHQAYGLNLAQVGVFTVLPWLAAAVALWALGRWSDHLLKVTGRLRVARSYLIAGTQFVAAMAVVPVALSDNLAIAIAGITVAVAASMGANAAYYAVNVDVAPKRAATALGIMDFGFALSGFAAPVITGWVLGLRGSFADGFLLMTGLALSSVALVLAFHHPDADRKPA, encoded by the coding sequence ATGCGGGCGACGCGATTCCATATGGTGGTGATCTTCCTGCTGTTTGCAGTCACCGTTGTGAACTACATCGACCGGGCCGCCATCTCCTATGCCATCCCCCTGATGGAACAGGAGCTTGGACTCTCGAAGGCCGACGCGGGGATCATCCTTGGCGCCTTTGGCCTCGGCTATGCGGTGACGACCCTGCTCGGGGGCTTCGCGGTGGATCGCTACGGCGCGCGCCTGGTGCTCACCGTCGCGGCGCTGTTGTGGAGCTTCTCCATCGGCCTGACCGGGGCGGCCACGGGCTTCCTCACCCTGTATCTGGCGCGCACGCTGCTCGGCGTATCGGAAGGGCCGAACTTCCCGGCCCTCGCGGGCGCCGTGAGCCGCTGGCTGCCGCCGCAGGAACAGGCCACCGCGCTCGCCTATGCGCTCGTCTCGGTGCCGTTGGCGCTCGCCATCGGCGGCCCCATTGTCACCCAGCTCCTGTCGGTGCTGGACTGGCGCTGGACCTTCGGCGTGCTGTTCGCGATTTCCATCGCCTGGGTGCCGCTCTGGTTTCTCCTGTTCCGCGACGATCCCGCCCAATCGCGCCATGTGAATCCGGCGGAGCTCGACCATATCCGCGCCGGACGGCCGGAATCGGGGCCACACGCCGCGCGTGAATGGCCCGCGGCCGCGGAGATCCGCGCCCTGCTCACCAACCGGACGCTGCTGGTGAACTACTGGGCCTTCTTCGTCTTCGGCTATTTCCTGTTCTTCTTCATGACCTGGCTGCCGAGCTACCTGCACCAGGCCTATGGGCTCAACCTGGCGCAGGTCGGCGTCTTCACCGTCCTGCCCTGGCTCGCGGCGGCCGTCGCGCTGTGGGCGCTGGGGCGCTGGTCTGACCATCTGCTGAAGGTCACGGGCCGCCTCAGGGTGGCACGTTCCTACCTCATCGCCGGCACCCAGTTCGTCGCGGCGATGGCGGTGGTGCCCGTGGCCCTGAGCGACAATCTCGCCATCGCCATTGCCGGCATCACGGTGGCGGTGGCGGCCTCCATGGGCGCCAACGCCGCCTATTATGCGGTGAATGTGGACGTGGCGCCGAAGCGGGCCGCCACCGCGCTCGGGATCATGGACTTCGGCTTCGCGCTGTCCGGCTTCGCGGCGCCGGTGATCACCGGATGGGTGCTCGGCCTGCGCGGATCGTTCGCCGATGGCTTCCTGCTGATGACCGGGCTGGCCCTGTCCTCCGTGGCGCTGGTGCTCGCCTTCCACCATCCCGATGCCGACCGCAAGCCCGCCTGA